The Montipora foliosa isolate CH-2021 chromosome 14, ASM3666993v2, whole genome shotgun sequence genome window below encodes:
- the LOC137984311 gene encoding histidine N-acetyltransferase-like has translation MSQDLNIRLARPSDFDKILKLSEGIYDGDDYVPARYHTWMSMKNLHVMLAFSGDKLVSLVAGSVIDEGKTLVTRAGRTLPELQGQGINKLLTQALIDLVRKQHPVIQRLRFVRIVKPEMAKKGYDTILMKDILSCVVACSTQRSQQIVDIDSVQIQTCTKEYICDVIFRQESDSLFPSNVIIADWFPFEPLRSNIDYLSQENDLVYFAVEKCAGGLSPKSFSIGVRSQSVNFPKCSVTIYSNDPLLHQAHLVHHFKRSCEDIEKEFAFTCCHDQRFTKSARKLLNQLLPIKSDEDIDLTTAYLNQRTF, from the coding sequence ATGAGCCAAGACTTGAATATACGTTTGGCTCGACCAAGCGACTTCGACAAAATTCTGAAATTGTCAGAAGGAATTTACGATGGAGACGATTATGTTCCAGCGAGGTACCACACATGGATGTCGATGAAGAATTTGCATGTAATGCTTGCTTTCTCCGGCGACAAACTTGTAAGTCTGGTCGCTGGTTCTGTTATTGACGAAGGAAAGACACTTGTAACTCGAGCAGGACGAACTTTACCAGAGTTACAAGGCCAAGGAATCAATAAATTGCTTACACAAGCTTTAATCGATTTGGTGCGGAAGCAACATCCCGTGATACAACGACTTCGATTTGTACGCATAGTGAAGCCGGAGATGGCCAAGAAAGGATATGACACCATTCTTATGAAAGATATTTTAAGTTGTGTTGTCGCTTGTTCGACTCAACGATCGCAGCAAATTGTCGACATTGATTCGGTGCAAATTCAGACGTGCACAAAGGAATACATTTGCGACGTGATCTTTCGACAAGAAAGCGACAGTTTGTTCCCCAGCAATGTGATCATCGCGGATTGGTTTCCATTTGAACCTCTAAGATCAAATATTGATTACTTGAGCCAGGAAAACGATTTAGTATACTTTGCAGTCGAGAAATGTGCCGGTGGACTTTCTCCGAAATCGTTCAGTATTGGTGTACGGTCTCAAAGCGTGAATTTTCCCAAATGTAGTGTTACTATTTATAGCAACGATCCATTGTTACATCAAGCTCATCTTGTTCACCATTTCAAGCGCTCCTGTGAGGACATTGAAAAAGAATTCGCGTTTACCTGTTGTCACGACCAAAGATTTACAAAAAGTGCGAGAAAGTTGTTAAATCAACTTCTGCCCATCAAATCAGATGAGGACATAGACTTGACAACGGCATACCTCAACCAAAGAACCTTCTAG